The following proteins come from a genomic window of Bacillota bacterium:
- the smc gene encoding chromosome segregation protein SMC, which produces MYLKKLEILGFKSFADKAVLDLEPGVTVIVGPNGAGKSNIAEAIRWVMGEQSARILRGTKMEDIIFAGSQKRRALSLAEVTLVLDNAMGEVAVDFSEVSVSRRVDRGGESQFLLNRVPCRLKDIQDLFAGTGLGKDAYSVIGQGRIDEILNARPEDRRGIVEEAAGIVRFRNRKKEALRKMEHTERNLERVSDIVEELSSQMEPLREEARRAEEYRRYQKELLDLEMAIAVREALKARSRLSELGEGIDGLARKRSGTCQELEEAEERLEVLRQESSALGEDETRAREEFSRASLDMERGAAQLEAVKERAQGLMDERDSLGAQIAALKEEIESAKSVEVKDRKALEAFRTEVEALSGRVFQEQARAGQATEAVKTCRASLEADKAQLIDILNERSWAAQNAETLRVRLESAQRQVERLQRRRQEVEAAIEGVARQEALQGAEIRDLRRQVDDKEGEAAELRAVAEERSRERQALEAEARSVADRLTSITSRLKALKEMEASFEGFSSGPRSLLRAASRDKSLGGGILGPVARLISVESGKEKAVEAALGAAAENIVVRSQHDARRCIDYLKSTNSGRATFLPLDLITPNPLGQADLEAAQGAGGLGTALSMVKAEAHLKGAPEFLLGRVLVAPSLEAGLCVAKSVGLRYKVVTLEGEVIWPGGSMTGGSRGAGDRSRFLARADEIRDLETGASSCQEGLVQLEKRSKELSGAMGEINSRLEETEAFLKQRQAAMAEAGGRLMAARAEGERLRDDLAALDWEEAQAQEEAGESGQGPQADLDAIALRETEIRQRIAASEEELRAYEEALAEASRVLGDIRVDEAKHREALQARESALEAKREAQERMERELGQRREERARLESRLSEATQRAATLQDGLARATGARAAAQASLEALRDALREKAEGASSLERRAKRLRRSLEQLDSDMHALELARARVDVELSNVLGRLEVEYHLSLEEAAQRLDEPGMVDLEPGAVPGRIQELRDLMASMGEVNLGAVEECRRVMARHDFLDSQRKDLVESRKSLEGLIQDIDRSIKDLFLETFRQVQAAFQQVFQELFNGGEANLVLTDENDLLETGVEIKAQPPGRKTQSLSLLSGGERSLTAIALLFALLTVKPSPFVVLDEIEAALDEANVQRFARMLRAFSESTQFIVISHQRGTMECARALYGVTMEESGVSKLISVRLGDKGEAVAG; this is translated from the coding sequence TTGTACCTGAAGAAACTGGAGATCTTGGGCTTTAAGTCCTTCGCTGACAAGGCAGTCTTGGACCTCGAGCCAGGTGTCACCGTCATAGTAGGCCCCAACGGGGCAGGAAAGAGCAACATTGCCGAGGCCATCCGGTGGGTCATGGGTGAGCAGAGTGCCCGGATACTACGGGGAACCAAGATGGAGGACATCATCTTCGCAGGCTCCCAGAAGCGCAGGGCGCTCTCCCTGGCCGAGGTGACCCTGGTCTTGGACAATGCCATGGGAGAGGTGGCGGTGGACTTCTCCGAGGTCTCAGTGTCAAGGCGTGTGGACCGCGGGGGGGAAAGCCAGTTCCTCCTGAACCGGGTGCCCTGCCGCCTCAAGGACATCCAGGACCTCTTTGCCGGCACCGGCCTTGGCAAGGACGCCTACTCGGTGATAGGCCAGGGCAGGATCGACGAGATCCTCAACGCCCGCCCGGAAGACCGGCGCGGCATCGTTGAGGAGGCCGCAGGCATAGTCCGTTTCCGGAACAGGAAGAAGGAAGCCCTGAGGAAGATGGAGCACACCGAGAGGAACCTGGAGCGAGTCTCGGACATAGTGGAGGAACTCTCCTCGCAGATGGAGCCCCTCAGGGAAGAGGCCCGGCGGGCCGAGGAGTACCGGAGGTACCAGAAGGAGCTCCTGGACCTGGAGATGGCCATTGCCGTGAGGGAGGCCTTGAAGGCCAGGTCCAGGCTGAGCGAACTCGGTGAGGGGATTGACGGGCTCGCGCGGAAGCGGTCTGGAACCTGCCAGGAGCTGGAGGAAGCCGAAGAGCGGCTGGAGGTGTTGCGGCAGGAGTCGTCTGCACTGGGCGAGGACGAGACCAGGGCCCGGGAGGAGTTCAGCAGGGCCAGCCTGGACATGGAGCGGGGTGCCGCCCAGCTGGAGGCTGTGAAGGAGAGGGCCCAAGGCCTCATGGATGAGAGGGATTCCCTGGGCGCCCAGATAGCGGCGCTCAAGGAGGAGATCGAATCCGCCAAGAGCGTGGAGGTCAAGGACCGGAAAGCCCTGGAGGCCTTTCGCACGGAGGTTGAAGCCCTATCCGGCCGGGTTTTCCAGGAGCAGGCCCGGGCCGGCCAGGCCACCGAGGCTGTGAAGACCTGCAGGGCTAGCCTGGAGGCGGACAAGGCCCAGCTCATCGATATCCTGAACGAGCGGTCATGGGCCGCTCAGAATGCGGAGACGCTTAGGGTGAGGCTGGAATCAGCCCAGCGCCAGGTTGAGAGGCTCCAGAGGCGCCGCCAGGAGGTGGAGGCAGCCATTGAGGGGGTCGCCCGCCAGGAGGCCCTCCAGGGAGCGGAGATTAGGGATCTCAGGCGCCAGGTTGACGACAAGGAGGGCGAGGCCGCTGAGCTCCGGGCCGTGGCGGAGGAGAGGTCCAGAGAGAGGCAGGCCCTGGAGGCCGAGGCGCGGTCAGTCGCGGATAGGCTCACCTCGATTACCTCGAGGCTGAAGGCCCTTAAGGAGATGGAAGCCTCCTTCGAGGGGTTTTCTTCTGGGCCAAGGAGTCTCCTGCGAGCTGCTTCCCGGGACAAGAGCCTTGGAGGCGGCATTCTAGGCCCGGTCGCGCGTCTCATTAGCGTGGAGAGCGGGAAGGAGAAGGCGGTTGAGGCTGCCCTGGGAGCCGCCGCGGAGAACATAGTGGTGCGCAGCCAGCACGACGCCAGGCGCTGCATAGACTACCTGAAGTCCACGAATTCCGGGCGGGCAACCTTCCTGCCCCTGGACCTAATCACCCCAAACCCCCTGGGGCAGGCTGACCTTGAGGCCGCTCAGGGCGCGGGAGGCCTGGGGACAGCACTCTCAATGGTCAAGGCCGAGGCGCACCTCAAGGGGGCACCGGAGTTCCTCCTGGGCAGGGTACTGGTGGCACCCAGCCTTGAGGCGGGGCTTTGCGTGGCCAAGAGCGTGGGCCTCCGCTACAAGGTGGTTACCCTGGAGGGGGAGGTTATCTGGCCCGGAGGCTCGATGACTGGGGGATCCCGGGGCGCCGGGGACAGATCGCGCTTCCTGGCCAGGGCCGATGAGATAAGAGACCTGGAAACCGGTGCTTCATCCTGCCAAGAAGGCCTGGTTCAACTGGAGAAGCGCTCCAAAGAGCTCTCCGGGGCCATGGGGGAGATCAACTCGAGACTGGAGGAGACCGAGGCATTCCTAAAGCAGAGGCAGGCTGCGATGGCGGAGGCAGGAGGCCGCCTCATGGCCGCCAGGGCAGAGGGCGAGCGCCTCAGGGATGACCTGGCAGCCTTGGACTGGGAGGAGGCCCAGGCCCAGGAAGAGGCAGGTGAGAGTGGCCAGGGACCGCAGGCAGACCTTGACGCCATCGCCCTTAGGGAGACAGAGATAAGACAGCGGATAGCCGCTTCCGAAGAGGAGCTCCGGGCGTATGAGGAGGCGCTAGCCGAGGCCTCCAGGGTTCTTGGGGACATCAGGGTTGACGAGGCCAAGCACCGCGAGGCACTCCAGGCCCGGGAGAGCGCCCTGGAGGCGAAGAGGGAAGCCCAGGAGAGGATGGAGCGGGAGCTCGGCCAGAGGCGGGAGGAGCGCGCCAGGCTGGAGTCAAGGCTCTCCGAGGCCACGCAGAGGGCGGCTACTCTCCAGGATGGCCTGGCCAGGGCGACAGGGGCCAGGGCCGCAGCCCAGGCTAGCCTCGAGGCCCTCCGAGATGCCCTGAGGGAGAAGGCGGAAGGGGCGTCCAGCCTGGAGCGGCGAGCCAAGCGCCTCAGGCGGAGCCTTGAACAACTGGACAGCGACATGCATGCCCTGGAATTGGCGAGGGCCCGGGTGGACGTGGAGCTCTCCAACGTCCTTGGCCGCCTGGAGGTGGAGTATCACCTCAGCCTGGAGGAGGCGGCCCAGCGCCTGGACGAACCGGGCATGGTGGACCTCGAGCCCGGGGCAGTGCCTGGCAGGATACAGGAACTGAGGGACCTCATGGCCAGCATGGGCGAGGTCAACCTGGGGGCAGTGGAGGAGTGCAGGAGGGTGATGGCCAGGCATGACTTCTTGGACAGCCAGCGAAAGGACCTCGTGGAGTCGCGCAAGTCCCTGGAGGGCCTCATACAGGATATCGACAGGAGCATCAAGGACCTCTTCCTGGAGACCTTCCGGCAGGTCCAGGCCGCATTCCAGCAGGTGTTCCAGGAGCTCTTCAATGGGGGTGAGGCAAACCTCGTTCTCACCGATGAAAATGACCTCCTGGAGACCGGTGTGGAGATCAAGGCTCAACCCCCAGGGCGGAAGACCCAGAGCCTCTCACTGCTCTCAGGCGGGGAGCGGTCCTTGACCGCCATTGCCCTGCTCTTTGCCCTCCTCACGGTCAAGCCCAGCCCATTTGTGGTCCTGGACGAGATTGAGGCAGCCCTGGATGAGGCTAACGTCCAGCGCTTTGCCCGTATGTTGAGGGCCTTTTCCGAGTCCACCCAGTTCATTGTCATCAGTCACCAGAGGGGTACCATGGAGTGCGCCAGGGCGCTCTACGGTGTGACCATGGAGGAGTCCGGGGTGTCCAAACTCATATCCGTGAGACTGGGGGACAAAGGGGAGGCGGTGGCGGGGTGA
- a CDS encoding stage V sporulation protein S yields MEVLKVSAMSKPKSVAGALAAVLRENGVAEVQAVGAAAVNQAVKAIAISRGFVAPNGMDLVTVPAFQEIRIEGQERTAIRFIVQPR; encoded by the coding sequence GTGGAAGTACTAAAGGTGTCAGCCATGTCCAAGCCCAAGTCTGTGGCCGGCGCCCTGGCTGCTGTGCTCAGGGAGAACGGGGTTGCGGAGGTTCAGGCCGTAGGGGCCGCAGCAGTGAACCAGGCTGTAAAGGCGATCGCAATAAGCAGGGGGTTCGTGGCGCCCAACGGTATGGACCTGGTTACTGTCCCAGCGTTTCAGGAGATACGCATAGAGGGGCAAGAGCGGACAGCCATAAGGTTCATCGTGCAACCGAGGTAG
- a CDS encoding S24 family peptidase, translating into MAKEALERIAQLIQSNPAITVKQIAREMGYSEEKSVYYWLEKDNYYGIKGFKMAVLTGEFYKTQKRAGGHVQLMDRAFGLIPGDMPMARTFTTDGKPVLMGIPGHYSRTLGENVYTLVIRGNDYFPFLQADDLLVIDPEAQIDDGDLVVFVKNSKPEFRLAYPGNLYIHPLNPRDIQTGAQPCAGKVTHLVRSF; encoded by the coding sequence TTGGCAAAAGAAGCCCTGGAGAGGATCGCCCAGCTCATACAATCCAACCCAGCCATAACGGTGAAGCAGATCGCCCGGGAGATGGGCTACTCCGAAGAGAAATCCGTCTACTACTGGCTGGAAAAGGATAACTACTACGGGATCAAGGGGTTTAAAATGGCGGTACTTACTGGGGAATTCTACAAAACCCAGAAAAGGGCCGGAGGGCACGTCCAGTTGATGGACAGGGCCTTCGGCCTCATTCCCGGGGATATGCCCATGGCAAGAACCTTCACCACTGACGGGAAGCCAGTGCTGATGGGCATACCCGGTCACTACTCCAGGACCCTCGGGGAGAACGTGTATACCTTGGTCATACGAGGCAACGACTACTTCCCCTTTCTGCAGGCCGATGACTTGCTGGTGATAGATCCGGAGGCCCAGATAGACGACGGTGACCTTGTGGTCTTCGTAAAGAACTCAAAGCCCGAGTTCCGCCTGGCCTACCCTGGCAACCTCTACATACACCCGCTGAACCCCAGGGACATCCAGACAGGCGCCCAGCCCTGCGCGGGAAAGGTGACACATCTCGTCAGGTCCTTCTAG
- the rnc gene encoding ribonuclease III — protein sequence MKTQRASAFQCLLSRLEDLAGITLDRDLVRQALAHRSYVNENPGNLPGSNERLEFLGDAVLGLLVTHQLYLTVPHGDEGELSRRKALLVSEASLAGYAVELGVDQAILVGWGERASGGSKKRSLLADAMEAIIGALYLAGGPEPARGLILHYMSLEEKSLEGRLLADAKTRLQEMLQAAQRGPASYRVVAEEGPDHAKTFRVEVWLEGKPLGQGTGRSKKEAEQEAASSALRRLDAP from the coding sequence GTGAAAACACAGCGTGCCAGTGCCTTCCAGTGTCTCCTTTCCCGCCTGGAGGACCTGGCTGGAATCACCTTGGACAGAGACCTGGTCAGGCAGGCTCTGGCCCACCGCTCGTATGTGAATGAGAACCCGGGAAACCTCCCTGGCTCCAATGAGCGACTGGAGTTCCTGGGGGATGCAGTGCTGGGCCTTCTGGTTACTCACCAGCTGTATCTCACGGTCCCCCACGGTGACGAGGGGGAACTCAGCCGGAGGAAGGCACTCCTGGTCTCCGAGGCGTCACTGGCGGGCTATGCGGTGGAGTTGGGGGTGGACCAAGCCATCCTGGTGGGCTGGGGAGAGAGGGCTTCAGGCGGCTCGAAGAAGCGATCACTCCTGGCTGACGCCATGGAGGCAATTATCGGCGCACTCTACCTTGCCGGCGGCCCCGAGCCAGCGAGGGGTCTCATCCTTCACTACATGAGCCTCGAGGAAAAGAGTCTGGAGGGGCGGTTACTCGCCGACGCCAAGACCAGGCTCCAGGAGATGCTGCAGGCTGCCCAGAGGGGCCCGGCCTCCTACAGGGTTGTGGCTGAGGAGGGACCGGATCATGCCAAGACCTTCCGGGTGGAGGTCTGGCTTGAAGGGAAGCCCCTTGGGCAAGGGACTGGCCGCAGCAAGAAAGAGGCTGAGCAAGAGGCCGCGTCCTCGGCCCTGAGGAGACTCGATGCACCCTAG
- the fabF gene encoding beta-ketoacyl-ACP synthase II, with product MEPGRRVVITGMGAITPVGTGLDRFWESLVAGKSGVGRITHFDPSALDTRIGAEVKDFDPLEYIDKREVRRMDLFTQYGVAATSMALEDAGIKTPFENPHRSGVIFGTGIGGISTCSDQMVVLLNKGPSRVSPLFIPMMITNMAAGQIAIMTGAKGPNTTVTTACAASANALGEAFRLIRHGFADLIISGGSEATFVPLAVAGFCSMKALSTRNDDPERASRPFDRDRDGFVMGEGAGVMILEELEQARARGARIWAEIIGYGCTADAYHVTAPAPGGEGGRWSMIMAMQDAKIGPGDVDYINAHGTSTPANDKSETQAIKDALGEERAHQVPVSSTKSMTGHLLGASGVVELVATILGMHKGIIHSTANYDYPDPECDLDYVPEPRPADVRVALSNSFGFGGQNATLVVRRGDLVG from the coding sequence ATGGAGCCGGGAAGACGTGTGGTAATTACCGGAATGGGTGCCATCACGCCCGTGGGGACGGGCCTGGACAGGTTCTGGGAGAGCCTGGTCGCTGGCAAGTCCGGGGTGGGAAGGATTACCCACTTTGATCCCTCCGCCCTTGACACCCGGATCGGCGCGGAGGTCAAGGACTTTGACCCCCTTGAGTACATCGACAAGCGAGAGGTCCGGCGGATGGATCTGTTCACTCAGTATGGGGTGGCAGCTACCTCGATGGCCTTGGAGGACGCCGGCATAAAGACGCCCTTTGAGAACCCCCACCGTTCGGGCGTCATCTTCGGCACCGGGATCGGTGGCATTAGCACCTGCTCTGACCAGATGGTGGTCCTCTTGAACAAGGGCCCTAGCCGGGTGAGCCCGCTGTTCATTCCCATGATGATCACCAACATGGCTGCAGGGCAGATAGCGATAATGACAGGGGCCAAGGGGCCCAATACCACTGTTACTACAGCCTGCGCGGCCTCCGCCAACGCCCTGGGGGAGGCCTTCAGGCTCATCCGCCACGGCTTTGCCGACCTCATCATATCCGGTGGCAGCGAGGCCACATTTGTCCCCCTGGCGGTGGCAGGTTTCTGCTCAATGAAGGCTCTCTCCACTAGGAATGATGACCCTGAGAGAGCCTCAAGGCCCTTTGACCGCGACCGTGACGGCTTCGTCATGGGCGAGGGCGCGGGGGTGATGATTCTCGAGGAACTCGAGCAAGCCCGGGCCAGGGGTGCACGGATCTGGGCGGAGATCATCGGCTATGGTTGCACAGCCGACGCCTACCATGTTACCGCTCCCGCCCCTGGAGGGGAGGGCGGACGGTGGTCCATGATCATGGCCATGCAGGATGCGAAAATAGGGCCTGGTGACGTCGACTACATCAACGCCCACGGCACCTCAACCCCGGCTAATGACAAGAGCGAGACCCAGGCCATCAAGGACGCCCTTGGGGAGGAGCGGGCGCACCAGGTGCCAGTGAGCTCCACCAAGTCCATGACAGGTCATCTCCTGGGTGCTTCGGGTGTAGTAGAGCTGGTAGCCACGATACTGGGAATGCATAAGGGTATCATTCACTCCACCGCCAACTATGACTATCCTGACCCCGAGTGCGACCTGGACTACGTTCCGGAGCCTAGGCCAGCCGATGTGAGGGTGGCCCTCTCCAACTCCTTTGGCTTCGGAGGCCAGAATGCCACCCTAGTGGTGAGGCGGGGGGACCTGGTGGGGTGA
- the acpP gene encoding acyl carrier protein, giving the protein MAEKDSIYERVKKIIAEQLAVNPGEITMESSFIEDLGADSLDIVELIMAFEEEFDLEIPDEDAETITDVGEAVEYIKEHS; this is encoded by the coding sequence GTGGCCGAGAAAGACAGCATCTACGAAAGGGTAAAGAAGATTATTGCCGAGCAGCTCGCGGTGAACCCGGGCGAGATCACCATGGAGAGCTCCTTCATCGAGGACCTGGGAGCGGACTCCCTGGACATTGTCGAGCTCATCATGGCCTTTGAAGAAGAGTTTGACCTGGAGATCCCGGACGAGGACGCTGAGACGATAACTGACGTAGGCGAGGCAGTGGAGTACATCAAGGAACATTCCTGA
- the fabG gene encoding 3-oxoacyl-[acyl-carrier-protein] reductase produces the protein MLLENRVALVTGSSRGIGRSVALELARNGAAVAVTYAKEAQAAGAVAQEIRSAGGTAVVAQADVSVPAEAIAMVEAVTRDLGPVDILVNNAGITRDSLLLRMKEEDWDRVLSVNLGGVFNCTKVALRSMIKRRQGRIVNVSSIVGLTGNQGQANYSAAKAGIIGFTRSIAREVASRGITANVVAPGYIDTEMTEGLPEDAKEKMMAQIPLGRFGSPDDVARAVLFFASDLSSYVTGQVLVVDGGMVMA, from the coding sequence ATGTTACTGGAAAACAGGGTGGCGCTCGTTACGGGTTCTTCCAGGGGGATTGGCCGTTCGGTGGCCCTGGAGCTGGCCAGGAACGGTGCCGCTGTGGCGGTGACCTATGCCAAGGAGGCCCAGGCGGCCGGGGCTGTGGCTCAGGAAATCCGCTCCGCGGGCGGCACCGCCGTTGTGGCTCAGGCTGACGTCTCAGTCCCGGCCGAGGCTATAGCCATGGTGGAGGCGGTCACCCGGGACCTGGGTCCCGTTGACATACTGGTGAACAACGCCGGGATCACCCGGGATAGCCTCCTTCTCAGGATGAAGGAGGAGGATTGGGATCGGGTACTCAGTGTCAACCTAGGAGGCGTCTTCAACTGCACCAAGGTCGCCTTGAGATCAATGATCAAGAGGAGGCAGGGGCGCATAGTAAACGTATCAAGCATCGTAGGACTCACTGGAAACCAGGGTCAAGCCAACTACTCCGCCGCCAAGGCTGGCATCATCGGTTTCACAAGGTCCATCGCCAGGGAGGTGGCCTCCAGAGGCATCACCGCCAATGTTGTCGCCCCTGGATACATCGATACGGAAATGACGGAAGGGCTGCCTGAGGACGCCAAGGAGAAGATGATGGCCCAGATCCCACTGGGGCGGTTCGGCTCTCCTGACGACGTGGCCAGGGCGGTCCTGTTCTTTGCCTCGGACCTGTCCTCCTATGTCACAGGGCAGGTCTTGGTAGTTGACGGCGGGATGGTGATGGCGTAA
- the fabD gene encoding ACP S-malonyltransferase → MSVAFLFPGQGAQYVGMGRDLYEAHPEAREVFHIGGEVLGLDLAGMCFSGPEERLMETENTQPAILAASVSAARVLAKYGVRPSCLAGLSLGEYSALVLSGSISLEAAFHIVRERGRFMQEAVPMGKGAMAAIMGLGRSDVERICRDTQSHGVLDMANYNCPGQIVVSGEVGAVDRAICLAKEAGAKRAVRLAVSAPFHSRLMQPAGDRLAAVLEDTDILDPSIPVVSNVGATYLLDASDIRSRLVRQVSSPVMWEDSVRRMSQDGTQVFLEVGPGTALTGFTKRIAPEAQAFSVQDSNSLEKALECCRGGC, encoded by the coding sequence GTGAGCGTAGCGTTCCTGTTCCCAGGCCAGGGCGCCCAGTACGTGGGCATGGGGAGGGACCTGTACGAGGCCCACCCTGAAGCCCGGGAGGTATTCCATATTGGCGGTGAGGTCCTAGGCCTGGACCTGGCCGGCATGTGCTTCTCCGGACCCGAGGAACGCTTGATGGAGACCGAGAACACGCAGCCTGCAATCCTGGCGGCCAGCGTCAGTGCAGCGAGGGTTCTGGCAAAGTACGGTGTGAGGCCATCTTGCCTGGCTGGCCTCAGCCTTGGGGAATACAGTGCCCTGGTGCTCTCGGGGTCCATCTCCCTGGAGGCGGCCTTCCACATTGTAAGGGAGCGAGGACGCTTCATGCAGGAGGCTGTGCCTATGGGCAAGGGGGCCATGGCAGCGATAATGGGTCTTGGGCGAAGTGATGTCGAGCGAATCTGCCGGGATACCCAGAGTCACGGTGTGCTGGACATGGCCAACTACAACTGCCCCGGCCAGATAGTGGTTTCAGGAGAGGTGGGGGCAGTGGACAGAGCCATTTGCCTGGCCAAGGAGGCGGGGGCCAAGAGGGCAGTCAGGCTGGCGGTGAGCGCCCCCTTTCACTCGCGCCTGATGCAGCCTGCCGGGGATCGCCTGGCAGCGGTCCTGGAAGACACAGATATCCTAGACCCTTCTATACCTGTCGTCAGCAATGTGGGTGCGACCTACCTCCTGGACGCGAGTGACATCCGGTCGCGCCTGGTGAGGCAGGTGAGCTCACCTGTCATGTGGGAAGACTCCGTGAGGCGAATGAGCCAGGACGGTACCCAGGTATTCCTGGAAGTGGGCCCAGGGACTGCCCTCACGGGCTTCACTAAGCGGATAGCCCCAGAGGCTCAAGCCTTTAGTGTCCAGGACAGTAATAGCCTGGAGAAGGCCCTTGAATGTTGCAGGGGGGGCTGCTAA
- a CDS encoding DegV family protein, producing MGRVSVVTDSTSDIPADLARELGITVVPLRVHFGQETYLDYVEMSPEEFFHKLASSPHHPKTSQPAPGEFANVYRELGQKGNEVLSIHISSHLSGTIQSATMARDLVPEVRVEVVDSRSASVGAAFCVIQAAKAAKDGQDMETCARVARETLEKVSIYFAVDTLEYLHRNGRIGRAQHLLGSLLSVKPILTISDGMVAPFDRVRGRGKVVPRLLEIAREKLPPGGEVLLGVVHGNAPGPAGEIVKDLKMYYSTSDVLMGSVGPVIGTHSGPGVLGLGVCPVVRW from the coding sequence ATGGGTAGAGTGAGCGTGGTAACGGACAGCACGTCAGACATTCCTGCGGATCTGGCCAGGGAACTGGGTATTACTGTGGTGCCTCTGAGGGTACACTTCGGCCAGGAGACATACCTGGACTACGTCGAGATGTCCCCGGAGGAGTTTTTCCACAAGCTGGCATCATCGCCCCATCACCCCAAGACCTCGCAGCCAGCCCCCGGGGAGTTCGCAAATGTTTACAGGGAGCTAGGCCAGAAGGGGAACGAAGTACTGTCAATACACATTTCCTCTCATCTCAGCGGGACCATCCAATCGGCTACCATGGCCCGGGACTTGGTCCCGGAAGTCCGGGTCGAGGTGGTGGATTCCCGTTCAGCGTCGGTGGGTGCCGCCTTCTGCGTGATCCAGGCGGCCAAGGCTGCCAAGGATGGGCAGGACATGGAAACCTGTGCCCGGGTGGCCAGGGAAACCCTGGAGAAAGTGAGCATCTACTTCGCTGTCGATACCCTTGAGTACCTACATCGTAACGGCAGGATAGGCAGGGCGCAGCACCTATTGGGGAGCCTTCTTAGCGTCAAGCCCATACTCACCATCTCCGATGGGATGGTGGCTCCCTTTGACCGGGTCAGGGGACGCGGGAAGGTAGTGCCTCGCCTCTTGGAGATAGCCCGGGAGAAACTCCCTCCAGGAGGGGAAGTCCTGCTGGGTGTTGTGCATGGGAACGCTCCCGGCCCTGCCGGGGAAATCGTGAAGGATCTGAAGATGTATTACTCCACCAGCGACGTCCTGATGGGGTCAGTGGGGCCCGTCATTGGAACCCATTCGGGCCCCGGTGTCCTGGGCTTGGGAGTGTGCCCTGTCGTTAGGTGGTGA
- a CDS encoding beta-ketoacyl-ACP synthase III, translating to MIPRRAAVVGVGSSLGQRVLTNQDLEKMVDTSDQWIRERTGILTRYILEQGEATSDLATRAALKALEHCGKAPEDLDLILVATATPDMIFPATSCMVQRNLGAHGAAAFDILAGCSGFVYGIATAASFVEARMYENVLVIGSDALSRITDYEDRATCVLFGDGAGAAVVSPAQGDEGILASCLGADGHGASVLCLPAGGSLMPASAETVAGRQHFLKMDGKRVFEFAVKVMGKASRLVLEKAGLDIEDVSLFIPHQANIRIIEAARKRFRVPMERMALNLDRYGNMSTASIPVALDEAARSGRLKVGDVVLMVAFGAGLTWGASVVRWGEIAQGGGQNG from the coding sequence GTGATTCCAAGACGAGCAGCCGTAGTGGGCGTGGGTTCCTCCCTGGGACAGCGGGTCCTCACCAACCAGGACCTTGAGAAGATGGTGGATACATCAGACCAGTGGATCAGGGAAAGGACGGGCATCCTCACCCGTTACATCCTTGAACAGGGGGAAGCCACATCGGATCTGGCCACCAGGGCTGCGCTGAAAGCCTTGGAACACTGCGGCAAGGCCCCTGAAGACCTGGATCTGATCCTCGTGGCCACAGCAACACCGGACATGATCTTCCCCGCCACCTCATGCATGGTCCAGCGGAACCTAGGTGCCCATGGCGCCGCTGCGTTTGACATACTGGCAGGGTGTTCTGGCTTCGTGTATGGGATTGCCACGGCAGCCTCCTTCGTGGAGGCCAGGATGTACGAGAACGTCCTGGTGATTGGGTCTGACGCCCTTTCCCGGATCACCGACTACGAGGACCGTGCCACCTGCGTGTTGTTCGGCGACGGGGCAGGAGCGGCTGTGGTCTCACCCGCCCAGGGGGACGAGGGAATACTGGCAAGCTGCCTGGGGGCCGACGGTCACGGTGCGAGTGTGTTGTGCCTCCCCGCAGGGGGGTCCCTGATGCCGGCCAGCGCCGAGACCGTGGCCGGGAGACAACACTTCCTCAAGATGGACGGGAAGAGGGTATTCGAATTTGCCGTCAAGGTCATGGGCAAGGCATCCAGGCTGGTCCTGGAAAAGGCTGGACTGGACATCGAGGACGTATCCCTCTTTATACCCCACCAGGCGAACATCCGGATCATCGAGGCAGCCCGGAAGCGTTTCAGGGTCCCCATGGAAAGAATGGCCCTCAATCTTGACCGGTACGGGAACATGTCCACGGCATCCATCCCCGTGGCACTGGACGAGGCAGCCCGTTCCGGCAGGCTGAAGGTGGGAGATGTGGTGCTCATGGTGGCTTTCGGGGCCGGGCTCACCTGGGGCGCCAGCGTGGTTCGTTGGGGAGAAATTGCTCAAGGAGGTGGTCAGAATGGGTAG